The sequence CCGATCAAGTTGGAAATATTTACTGCGGACGAAGCTTAGTAGTTGATCCTTATGGAAAAATTTTACTTGATATGAAAAAGAAACAAGGCATAGGTTTTGTAAATATTGATTTGGATATGGTAAAACAAACACGAAAAGTTTTGCCATTACTTAAAAACAGAAGAACAGATGTTTATCCTACTTTGAAGGCTTGATTATTCTGCTTTCACAATTAAAGTTTGAACATTGTTTGGTCCACTTTTGTTTTCTTGAATAACGAAAAATTATCATTGGCCATTTGCAAACATCACACGGATTTTTTGTTGCCCTCAGTCTTGCTTTTTGTAGTAATGGAGATGATGCTTTACATCCCCCGTAAAAGTTTGAACAGCCCATGAAACGCTTTCTTGTAGTTTTAGATCTAATTACCATTAGTTCACCCAGCTTACATTGAGGACACTCTACAAGTCCATTTTTTGGAGAATTTGTTCCAAGAATTATGTATTTCTTCTCTTTTGATGACCATGAAAGATATCCATTTACATCCAAATACTGAATAATTTCTTTTTTGAATATACTGGTCTTTGACTTTGTAGTTTTTGCTGTAT comes from Nitrosopumilus sp. and encodes:
- a CDS encoding DNA topoisomerase, whose translation is MSLTQVPIKIVLVNPTLKKPKSSLKTVQVKKTIVRHTAKTTKSKTSIFKKEIIQYLDVNGYLSWSSKEKKYIILGTNSPKNGLVECPQCKLGELMVIRSKTTRKRFMGCSNFYGGCKASSPLLQKARLRATKNPCDVCKWPMIIFRYSRKQKWTKQCSNFNCESRIIKPSK